The segment GGGGCAGCCTGCCTGGCCGTGGTGCTCGGCGCGTTCGGGAAGCGGGTGACGCTGAACGAGGCGTCCCGGGCCTGCGGGGTCAGCCGGGACGGCGTCAGCGCCGCCGCCGTCGCCCGGGCCGCCGGGCGGTACGGGCTGCTGGCCCGCGGCCGCCGGGTGGTGCGCCGCGAGGGCGAGCGGCTGGAGGGACTGGACGCGGTGCCCGTCCCGTCGATGGTGCTGGTCACCGGCCCGCACTTCGCCGTCTTCGAGGGCGTCAAGCGCGGCCGGGTGCACGTCAACGACCCGTCGCTGGGCTCCTACTCGGCGACCCCGGCGGAGTTCTGGGACTCCTTCGCGGGCATCGCCGTCGGCTTCGAGCCGGGCCCCGACTTCGAACGCGGCGGCCGCCGCTTCCCGCTGCTGCGCTCGCTCGGCGCCCGGATGCGCCCGTACGCCTGGCCGATGCTGGCGGCCGTGCTGGTCGGCATGCTGATGACGCTGCCCGGGGTGGCGTCCGCGTTCCTGCTGCGCACCTACCTGTCGACCGTGGTGAACGGCGGCGCGAGCCAGTGGGCGGTGCCGCTGACGCTGGCCGGGCTGGCGGTGGCCGGCCTGGTGCTGGCCGGGAACTGGCTGCGCTCCGCGCTGGTCAACCGGGTGCTGGAGGCGATGGCCGCCCGCTCCTCGGCGGCCTTCCTGTGGCGGATGCTGCGGCTGCCCGGAGCGTTCTTCCACCGCCGCCAGCTCGGCGGCCTGGTGACCCGGGTGCAGCTCAACGACGGCCTGGCCAACCTGCTGTCCTACCGGGTGGCCGGCGCGCTCTCCTCGCTGGCCGCCGCCGCCGTCCACCTGACCGCGCTGCTCTGGCTGGCGCCGAGGCTCGCCGCGATCCCGCTCGCCGTCGCCGTGCTGGACGCGCTGGCGCTGCGCTCGGCCGACCGGCGGCGCGGCGGCACCATCCACCGGCTGCACGCCGAGGGCCACAAGCGCGACGGCGTCGCGTTCGCCGGGGTGTCGGCGATCGAGACGGTCAAGGCGGAGGGCGCCGAGGACGCGCTGTTCCGCTCCTGGGCCGGCTGGCAGGCCCGCGCCGCGCACACCGGGCAGCAGGTCGCCCGCAGCGTGTTGGTGCCGCTCTCGCTGCCCGGCGCGCTCAACTCGGCCGCCGCCGCGGCCGCGGTGGTCGCCGGAACGGCGCTGCTGCTGGCCGGCTCGCTCTCCTTCGGCACCCTGCTGGCCTTCCTGCTGCTGCTGAACGGATTCCTCCTGCCGGTCTCCCAACTGGTCGGCACCGGATCCGAGTTCACCGTCGCCCGGGCGCAGAACGCGCTGCTGGAGGACATCGAGACCAGCGAGGTCGACCCGTACCTCGCGCCGGTCCTCGACGCCCCCGCCGAACCCGTCCGGCTGCGCGGCGAACTGGAGCTGCGCGACCTGGAGTTCGGCTACGACCCGAACCGCCCGCCCGCGCTGGCCGGCATCTCGCTGCGGATCGCCCCCGGCGAGTGGGTCGCCGTGGTCGGCGGCAGCGGCAGCGGCAAGTCGACGCTGGCCCGGCTCGCGGCCGGCGTGCTGCGGCCCTGGAAGGGCGAGGTACTGCTCGACGGCCGGCCCCGCGACGACTGGCACCGCGCCGTCGTCACCAGCCAAGTCGCTTACGTCGAACAGCAGTTGCGGCTCTTCGAGGGCACCGTCCGGGAGAACCTGACGCTCTGGGACCCGTCCGCCGGCGAGGACGTCCTGCACCGCGCGCTGGCCGACGCCGAAGCCGCCGAACTCGTTCGCCGCCGCGGCGGACTGGACGCCCGGATCGACGAGGACGCCCGCAACTGGTCCGGCGGCGAACGCCAACGCCTGGAGATCGCCCGGGCGCTGGCCCTCGACCCGGCGCTGGTGGTGCTCGACGAGGCGACCAGCGCACTGGACGCCCACACCGAGGCCGCCGTCAACGGGCACCTGCGCCGGCGCGGCGTCAGCTGCCTGGTGCTGGCCCACCGGCTGAGCACCATCCAGGCCGCCGACCGGGTCGTGGTGATCCGCGAGGGCCGGATCGTCCAGCAGGGACCGCCCGCCGAACTCGCCGAACAGGACGGCCCCTACCGCGAGTTGCTGCGCGAGGCCGCCCAGGCGAAGGCCACCGAGACCACCGAGACCACCGAGACCACCCAGGACCAGCCCGTCCGGACGGAGGAGCAGGCATGAGTACCACCACCGCCGCCGCCCCCGCGGGCGGCACCAGGACTGCCGCGGCGGACCACGAGCGCGGCCCGGCGACCCGGGCCGACGCCACCGCGGCCGCCAACCGGACCGCACTCGCGGACGCGTTGGCGGAGTTCGGCACCACCGGCACCACCGGCACCACCGCCCGCCCGCACGCCTCCCCGCGCCGCGGCGGAGCCGCGCCGACAGCGCCGCGCCACCGCGCGGACCAGGCGCGGGAGGTGCTGCGGGCGCTGGGGGTGCCGGTGCCGAAGGAGGTTCCCGCCGGGGTGCGGGACGCCGCCGACCCGGTCACGGCGCTGCTGCGCCGGGCCGGAGTCCGCTGGCGCCCGGTCACCCTGGCCGGCGGGGACGAGGCCGGCACGGCCGGGCCGATGGTGGCGTTCGCCGCCGAGGACGGCCGGCCGATCGCCCTGATACCCCGGGCCGGGCGGCACCGCCGCCACGACCCGGACTCCGAACGGGCCGACGCACGTACGGAGTTGAGCCGCCAGGCGCTGCTGCTGTACCCGCCGCTGCCACCGGGGTGCCCGACCCCGGCCGACCTGCTGCGCTTCGCGCTCGCCGTGCCCGGTGCCCGCCGGGACCTGGCGGCGCTGAGCCTGGCCGGTCTGGTGTCGGCGCTGCTCGGCCTGCTCGTCCCGCTCTCCACCGGAGTGCTGCTGCCCGGCCTGCTGCTGGCCGAACGGCACCCGGTGCGTTGGCTGGCCGTGCTGCTGGGCTCCGCGGTGGTGGCGTCCTGGCTGCTCACGCTGGTCCGCAACACCGCGGCCGTCCGGCTCACCAGCCGGGTGCAGCACGCGCTCGAACCCGCTGTCTGGGACCGGCTGCTGGCCCAGGACGCGCGGTTCTTCCGCGACTACACCACGGGTGACCTGGTGCACCGGGCGAACGCGGTGGCGCAGGCCCGCCAGGCCCTCTCGGAGGTGCTGGTGGGCGCCGTGCTCGGTGCGGTGTTCGCCGTCACCGGGCTGACGGTCCTGCTGCTGGTGGACTGGCGGCTCGGCGGGCTGCTGCTGCTCGCCGTGCTGGCGGTGACGGCCGTGCTGCTGCTGCTCGGCCGTCGCCGCCAGGAGCACGAATCGCTGGTGTACGAGGCGCACGGGCAGCTGCAGGGCGTGCTGTACGGCCTGCTGCTGGGCATCGACAAGATCCAGACGGCCGGCCGGGAGATCCAGGCGTTCGCCCGCTGGGCCGTCCCGTTCGCCGGGCAGAAGCGCGCCGACGCCGCCGCGATGCGCACCGAGGCGCTCTCCGGCGCCCTCACCACCGCGCTCCAGCCGCTGCTGCTGGCCGTCCTGCTGGCCGGGGCGACGTACGGCCCGGCCGCCGAGGCCGGGCACCTGATGGCGGCCGGCGTGGCCGCCGGCCAGGTCGCCCTGGCGCTCGGCCAGGTCACCCACGCGGCGGCCGGCGCGTACGGCGTCGCCCCGGTGCTGGAGCGGCTGCGGCCGATCCTCGCCGAGCCCGCCGCGCACGCCGCCGAACGGGCCGGACAGCTCGCCGACCCCGGTCGGCTGAAGGGCCGACTCGCCCTGGACGACGTGGTGTTCCGCTACCCGGGCAGCGCGCTGCCCACCCTGGACGGGGTGTCGCTGCGCGCCGAACCCGGCGAGTTCGTCGCCGTGGTCGGCCCGTCCGGCGCCGGAAAGTCCACCCTGATCCGGCTGCTGCTCGGCTTCGAGCGGCCGGAGTCCGGCGCGGTCCGCTACGACGGCCGCGAACTCGCCGCGCTGGACGCCCGGTTGGTCCGCCGCCAGCTCGGCTCGGTGCTCCAGCACGGCCGGATGCTGCGCGGCTCGCTGCTGGAGAACCTGGCCGGCGCCGACCCCGACACCGACGAGGAGCGGATCTGGCGCGCCGCCGCACTCGCGGGCATCGCCGACGAACTGCGCGCCCTGCCGATGGGCCTGGGGACCAGGGTCGGCGAGGACGCCCAGGGCTTCTCCGGCGGCCAGGTGCAGCGCCTGCTGCTGGCCCGCGCCCTGGTCCGCGACCCGGCCGTGCTGCTGCTCGACGAGGCCACCTCCGCGCTCGACAACGCCACCCAGCAGCGGGTCGCCGACGCCGTCGCCGGCCTCGACCGCACCCGCCTGGTGATCGCCCACCGACTGAGCACCATCCGCACCGCCGACCGCATCTACGTGCTGGACGGGGGCCGGGTGTCCGCCGAGGGCACCTACCGCGAACTTCTCGGCACCGACCCGCTGTTCACCCGCCTCGCCCGCTTCCAGGAGATGTGAGATGTCGCTCGACGTTCAGACCTGGCTCCGCACCGCCGGAACCCCGGGCCACCCGGCCCCGACGGCCGCCCTGCTGCCCGGCCTGCCCGGCGCCGACGAGCGGCTGCACGCCGTGATCGCCGCCGCGGCGAGCTTCGAGGAACGCGCCGCCGCCCGCGACGACGGACAGGCCCTGTTCACCCCCGACCCCGCCGAGGACCGGCGCAGCCGCACCGCCGCCGTCGAGACCTGGCTGCGCCGCGCGGCCGGCGACCAGCGCTCCGCCGGGGTGCTGCTCGACCACCTGGCCGAGACCGGCCGCCCGCTCGGCGAGGGCCTGCGCCGCGTCCGCCTCACCGACCCGGCGAAGCTGCCGGGCTGGGCGTACCCGCTGGCCGTGTTCCTGCGCGCCCAGAGCGAGGCGCCCGCCACCGGGCCCGGTGCGGTCGCGGCCGGCTTCCGGGCCGCCGCCGACGCGCTGCTGCCGGCCGGGGCGGGCTCGGTGCTGGGCGTCCCGGTCACCGCGAAGGGCCGCGCCGACGTGGTCGGCACGCTGACCGGACGGCTGGTCGAGGTCGCCAACCTGACGCTCTGCCAGGAGTTCCAGCTCGCCACCGGCCGCCCGCGCGCCACCGCCTGGGACGCCGAGGGCGGCCCGGACGCCTCCGCCGCCGGCTGGCTGGCCCGGCTGGAGCGGCTGCCCGCGCTGGCCTACCTGATCGGCACGGTCTGCCGCCAGTGGCAGGAGATGTACACCGAGATGTTCGCCCGGCTCTCCGCCGACCGGGCGAGCCTGGTCGCCGAGATGTGGGGCGGCACCGACCCGGGCGCGCTGGACTCCGTGCACGGCGACGCCGGCGACCGGCACGCCCAGGGCCGCTCGGTCGCGCTGCTGCGCTTCGAGAGCGGCGCGGGCGTGGTCTACAAGCCCAAGGACATGCGGCACGCCACCGCCTTCCTCGGCCTGGTCGAGCGCCTCAACCGGGAGCTCTCGCTCGACCTGCCGCTGCGCACCGTGCTGATCCGCTCCGACCGCGGCGACGACGGCCACGCCGCCTCGCTCAGCACCGACTGCTCCGGCGACTACGGCTGGGAGGAGCTCGTCCCGTCCCGCCCCTGCGCCGACCGCGCGGGCTTCGCCCGGTTCTACCGCCGCCTCGGCATGACCATCCGGCTGGTGCAGCTGCTCGAAGGCCGCGACATGTGGGCCGACAACCTGCTCGCCGACGGCGAGCACCCGGTCCTGATCGACCTGGAGTGCCTGCTCTACCCGCGCGTCCAGAACCCGCCGGTGCTCAAGGACGCCCAGCACGCCCTGCTGGACGAGCTGGAGACCACCGTGGTGCGCACCGCGATGGCCTTCCAGGCGTGGACCCCGGCCGGCCGCACCGACGCCCTCGACATCGGCTGCCTGTCCCGGGTCGGCAGCCTGGAGGTCGTCCCCGGCGTCCCCGCGCTGCCGATCACCG is part of the Kitasatospora setae KM-6054 genome and harbors:
- a CDS encoding ATP-binding cassette domain-containing protein encodes the protein MKPVRTATAEPPATEPLAANSGPPKARTPDPVKAPKRRTYLRTPVVPQMEEQDCGAACLAVVLGAFGKRVTLNEASRACGVSRDGVSAAAVARAAGRYGLLARGRRVVRREGERLEGLDAVPVPSMVLVTGPHFAVFEGVKRGRVHVNDPSLGSYSATPAEFWDSFAGIAVGFEPGPDFERGGRRFPLLRSLGARMRPYAWPMLAAVLVGMLMTLPGVASAFLLRTYLSTVVNGGASQWAVPLTLAGLAVAGLVLAGNWLRSALVNRVLEAMAARSSAAFLWRMLRLPGAFFHRRQLGGLVTRVQLNDGLANLLSYRVAGALSSLAAAAVHLTALLWLAPRLAAIPLAVAVLDALALRSADRRRGGTIHRLHAEGHKRDGVAFAGVSAIETVKAEGAEDALFRSWAGWQARAAHTGQQVARSVLVPLSLPGALNSAAAAAAVVAGTALLLAGSLSFGTLLAFLLLLNGFLLPVSQLVGTGSEFTVARAQNALLEDIETSEVDPYLAPVLDAPAEPVRLRGELELRDLEFGYDPNRPPALAGISLRIAPGEWVAVVGGSGSGKSTLARLAAGVLRPWKGEVLLDGRPRDDWHRAVVTSQVAYVEQQLRLFEGTVRENLTLWDPSAGEDVLHRALADAEAAELVRRRGGLDARIDEDARNWSGGERQRLEIARALALDPALVVLDEATSALDAHTEAAVNGHLRRRGVSCLVLAHRLSTIQAADRVVVIREGRIVQQGPPAELAEQDGPYRELLREAAQAKATETTETTETTQDQPVRTEEQA
- a CDS encoding ATP-binding cassette domain-containing protein, with product MSTTTAAAPAGGTRTAAADHERGPATRADATAAANRTALADALAEFGTTGTTGTTARPHASPRRGGAAPTAPRHRADQAREVLRALGVPVPKEVPAGVRDAADPVTALLRRAGVRWRPVTLAGGDEAGTAGPMVAFAAEDGRPIALIPRAGRHRRHDPDSERADARTELSRQALLLYPPLPPGCPTPADLLRFALAVPGARRDLAALSLAGLVSALLGLLVPLSTGVLLPGLLLAERHPVRWLAVLLGSAVVASWLLTLVRNTAAVRLTSRVQHALEPAVWDRLLAQDARFFRDYTTGDLVHRANAVAQARQALSEVLVGAVLGAVFAVTGLTVLLLVDWRLGGLLLLAVLAVTAVLLLLGRRRQEHESLVYEAHGQLQGVLYGLLLGIDKIQTAGREIQAFARWAVPFAGQKRADAAAMRTEALSGALTTALQPLLLAVLLAGATYGPAAEAGHLMAAGVAAGQVALALGQVTHAAAGAYGVAPVLERLRPILAEPAAHAAERAGQLADPGRLKGRLALDDVVFRYPGSALPTLDGVSLRAEPGEFVAVVGPSGAGKSTLIRLLLGFERPESGAVRYDGRELAALDARLVRRQLGSVLQHGRMLRGSLLENLAGADPDTDEERIWRAAALAGIADELRALPMGLGTRVGEDAQGFSGGQVQRLLLARALVRDPAVLLLDEATSALDNATQQRVADAVAGLDRTRLVIAHRLSTIRTADRIYVLDGGRVSAEGTYRELLGTDPLFTRLARFQEM